In the Limanda limanda chromosome 1, fLimLim1.1, whole genome shotgun sequence genome, one interval contains:
- the pargl gene encoding poly(ADP-ribose) glycohydrolase, translating to MAECHEDNSKWLNKEGHQHNSDDKSSVRSSQATSSSSSCTGDGRSSPGGEGKRREQDTASCCRLDDLKKCHKKLGRLNFRSTHTVLVDVDIFNASGQVLPQEGRDVWQSNFVKMPFSPGSVITIKTGSRKVQRWEMISKKLDGLASKKKQRVDDVVEVIIKCNPQYKDQWTFDALFSLVKCIPKEENYFDTLFPKIAALALSLPQHVKKAIPLLQTGKCHAITLSQVQISCLLANAFFCTFPHRNSSRPNAEYQNYPTINFNSLFGNWSDRKKEKLRAIMHYFNVVTDEKTKPEGLVTFERRCLRDSELPSWRRCDEKLSKLYVTSKGNIEANCAGMLQVDFASRWIGGGVLGSGLVQEEILFLMNPELIVSRLFTERLADNECLIVTGSQQFSQYSGFGDSFQWAGPNDDKLKRDEWGRLQRQILAIDALQFKNPREQYHMTKVTRELNKAFCGFKGHGDDEPDIATGKWGCGVFNGDPQLKAVIQLMAAAKAKTGLAFFTFGDEELANGLKQIYHLMVTEGITVEKLYGLLGDYCAVQQATSHSHVDLFKFIRDNISCSRSLL from the exons ATGGCCGAATGCCATGAAGACAATTCTAAATGGTTGAACAAGGAGGGACACCAACATAACAGTGATGACAAAAGCTCAGTCAGATCAAGTCaggccacctcctcctcctcctcctgcactggGGATGGAAGAAGTTCACCAGGAGGCGAAGGCAAGCGGAGGGAGCAGGACACTGCGTCATGTTGCCGGCTGGACGACCTGAAGAAGTGCCACAAGAAGCTGGGTCGACTGAACTTCAGAAGCACGCACACTGTCCTCGTAGAT GTGGACATTTTCAACGCTTCAGGACAAGTTCTGCCCCAAGAAGGGAGAGACGTGTGGCAAAGTAACTTTGTGAAGATGCCCTTTTCGCCCGGAAGTGTCATAACCATCAAGACCGGATCGAGGAAG GTGCAAAGGTGGGAAATGATCTCCAAGAAACTGGATGGTCTGGCCAGTAAGAAGAAACAGAGAGTTGATGATGTGGTG GAAGTTATCATCAAATGCAACCCACAATATAAAGATCAGTGGACGTTTGATGCCCTCTTCTCCTTAGTCAAG TGTATCCCGAAAGAAGAAAACTACTTCGACACACTGTTTCCAAAGATCGCGGCGTTGGCTCTGAGCCTCCCCCAGCATGTGAAGAAG GCCATCCCGCTGCTTCAGACGGGGAAATGCCACGCCATCACTCTGTCACAAGTCCAGATATCCTGCCTGCTGGCTAACGCGTTTTTCTGCACCTTCCCACATCGCAACTCGTCCAGACCCAACGCAGAGTACCAAAACTACCCCACCATTAACTTCAACAG TCTGTTTGGAAACTGGTCGGATCGGAAGAAGGAAAAGCTGAGGGCCATCATGCATTATTTCAATGTGGTAACAGATGAGA AAACTAAACCAGAAGGACTGGTGACGTTTGAGAGGCGTTGCTTGAGAGACTCAGAGTTGCCGAGCTGGAGAAG GTGTGATGAGAAGCTGTCCAAGCTGTATGTGACATCAAAAGGCAACATTGAGGCCAACTGTGCAGGGATGTTACAG gtggaTTTTGCTTCCCGTTGGATTGGCGGAGGTGTGCTAGGCTCCGGACTGGTGCAGGAAGAGATCTTGTTCCTAATGAATCCAGAGCTGATAGTTTCCCGCCTCTTCACTGAGCGACTGGCGGACAATGAGTGTCTGATTGTGACAG GCTCTCAGCAGTTCAGCCAATACTCTGGTTTTGGAGACAGCTttcagtgggcggggcctaatgATGACAAACTGAAACG GGATGAGTGGGGCCGGCTGCAGAGGCAGATCTTAGCCATTGATGCTCTGCAATTCAAAAACCCAAGGGAGCAGTACCATATGACCAAGGTCACACGAGAACTGAACAAG GCATTCTGTGGATTTAAAGGACATGGGGATGATGAGCCAGACATCGCCACGGGCAAGTGGGGCTGTGGAGTCTTCAATGGAGACCCTCAACTCAAAG CTGTGATCCAGCTGATGGCTGCAGCAAAGGCCAAGACAGGACTGGCCTTCTTCACCTTTGGCGATGAAGAACTGGCAAACGGCCTGAAGCAGATCTATCACCTGATGGTCACAGAAGGGATTACAGTTG AGAAACTGTACGGACTTCTGGGGGACTACTGTGCTGTTCAGCAGGCCACCAGCCACTCGCATGTGGATCTGTTCAAGTTCATCAGAGACAACATCAGCTGTTCCAGAAGTCTGCTGTGA
- the ogdhb gene encoding 2-oxoglutarate dehydrogenase complex component E1, with product MHRLRTTVARLRPLTAAQTAQRLSQPRLLVVGRSLRTFPLARCLNTSLTAEPFLNGTSSNYVEEMYYAWLENPRNVHKSWDIFFSNVNAGAPPGVAYQSPPPISGTSQGLPSVQALVGAQPNVEKLVKDHLAVQSLIRAYQVRGHHIAKLDPLNIGCVDFDDAPCAVGFQNVGLYGLADSDLDKVFRLPTTTFIGGNETSLPLREIIHRLETAYCQHIGVEFMFINDVEQCKWIRQKFETPGIMQFGLEEKRTLLFRMIRSTRFEEFLQRKWSAEKRFGLEGCESLIPALKTIIDWSSQSGVESVIMGMPHRGRLNVLANVIRKELDQIFCQFDSKLEAADEGSGDVKYHLGMYHKHKNRVSDRDISMSLMANPSHLEAVDPVVQGKTKAEQFYCGDTEGKRVMSILLHGDAAFSGQGIVYETFHLSDLPSYTTHGTIHVVVNNQIGFTTDPRMARSSPYPTDVARVVNAPIFHVNADDPEAVMYVCNVAAEWRNTFHKDVVVDLVCYRRNGHNEMDEPMFTQPLTYKLIKKQKGVLQKFSEKLINDGVVTTQEYEEEVARYDKICEEAYTRSKDEKILHIKQWLDSPWPGFFTPEGQPKSMSCLSTGISEEELGHIGNIAASVPMEDFTVHGGLSRILKGRANMVSQRVCDWALGEYMAFGSLLKEGIHVRLSGQDVERGTFSHRHHVLHDQNVDKKICIPMNYISPDQAPYTVCNSSLSEYGVLGFELGFAMASPNALVLWEAQFGDFNNTAQCIIDQFISSGQAKWVRHNGIVMLLPHGMEGMGPEHSSARPERFLQMCNDDPDVFPKLSEDFSVRQLYDCNWIIVNCSTPANLFHVLRRQILLPFRKPLTVFTPKSLLRHPEARSSFDDMLLGTHFKRIIPDVGPAAASPEKVKRVIFCSGKIYYELTRERKNRGMDDDVVVVRIEQLSPFPFDLVKAETDRYAKADLVWCQEEHKNQGYYYYVNPRLSTTINHTRPIWYAGRDPAAAPATGNKQTHVMELQRLLDTAFNLEAFAGKV from the exons ATGCACCGCTTACGGACTACAGTGGCAAGGCTTCGGCCTTTAACGGCTGCTCAGACAGCACAGAGACTATCACAGCCCAGACTGCTGGTGGTTGGAAGGAGTTTAAGGACATTTCCGCTTGCAAGGTGTTTGAACACATCTCTGACTGCTGAGCCCTTTCTTAATGGCACTAGCTCTAACTATGTGGAGGAGATGTACTATGCCTGGCTTGAGAATCCTAGAAATGTGCACAAG TCCTGGGATATATTTTTTAGCAACGTTAATGCGGGGGCTCCACCTGGTGTGGCCTACCAGAGCCCTCCTCCCATCAGTGGGACTTCTCAGGGACTGCCCAGTGTCCAGGCACTGGTGGGAGCTCAGCCCAATGTGGAGAAGCTGGTGAAGGATCATCTAGCAGTACAATCACTCATACGAGCATACCAG GTACGAGGGCATCACATAGCGAAGCTGGACCCCCTGAACATCGGCTGTGTAGACTTTGACGATGCCCCATGTGCCGTTGGTTTCCAGAACGTTG GTTTATACGGGCTGGCAGACTCCGACCTGGACAAGGTGTTCCGCCTTCCCACCACCACCTTCATCGGCGGCAACGAGACCAGTCTGCCCCTCAGAGAGATTATCCACCGCCTTGAG ACGGCCTACTGTCAGCATATCGGAGTGGAGTTTATGTTCATTAATGATGTGGAGCAATGCAAGTGGATCCGACAGAAGTTTGAGACACCAGGAATCATGCAGTTTggtctggaggagaagaggactcTTTTGTTCAGAATGATCCGATCCACCAG ATTTGAGGAGTTTCTCCAGAGGAAGTGGTCTGCGGAGAAGCGGTTCGGTCTGGAAGGCTGCGAATCCCTCATCCCTGCCCTCAAGACCATCATAGACTGGTCCAGTCAGAGCGGAGTGGAGAGTGTGATCATGGGGATGCCCCACAG AGGTCGGCTGAATGTGCTCGCTAATGTCATCCGGAAAGAGCTGGATCAAATCTTCTGCCAATTTGACTCCAAACTAGAGGCTGCAGATGAG GGATCTGGTGATGTGAAATATCATCTTGGGATGTATCACAAACATAAGAACCGGGTCAGCGACAGGGACATCTCCATGTCCCTCATGGCTAACCCGTCTCACCTGGAAGCAGTGGACCCTGTTGTGCAGGGGAAGACCAAAGCTGAACAGTTCTACTGCGGGGACACTGAGGGCAAGAGG GTGATGTCAATCCTGCTTCACGGCGATGCTGCATTTTCAGGCCAGGGTATCGTGTACGAGACGTTCCACCTGTCTGACCTTCCGTCCTACACCACCCACGGCACCATCCACGTGGTGGTTAACAATCAG ATTGGCTTCACTACAGACCCCAGGATGGCACGTTCATCTCCTTACCCCACAGATGTAGCGCGGGTCGTAAATGCTCCCATTTTCCACGTCAATGCAGATGATCCGGAGGCTGTGATGTACGTGTGCAATGTAGCAGCTGAGTGGAGGAACACCTTCCACAAAGATGTTGTTGTAGACCTG GTGTGTTACAGACGTAACGGCCATAATGAGATGGATGAGCCCATGTTCACTCAGCCACTGACGTACAAGCTGATCAAGAAGCAGAAAGGAGTCCTGCAGAAGTTTTCTGAAAAACTCATCAATGATGGGGTCGTCACAACACAAGAGTATGAG GAGGAAGTGGCGAGGTACGACAAAATATGTGAGGAGGCTTACACTCGCTCCAAAGATGAAAAGATCCTTCACATCAAACAGTGGCTGGACTCACCGTGGCCTG GTTTTTTCACACCGGAGGGTCAACCAAAGAGTATGAGCTGCCTTTCGACTGGCATCAGTGAAGAGGAACTCGGCCACATCGGAAACATCGCTGCCTCTGTCCCAATGGAAGATTTCACCGTTCATGGAG GTCTGAGTCGTATCCTAAAGGGCCGTGCAAACATGGTGAGTCAGCGAGTGTGTGACTGGGCTCTGGGCGAGTATATGGCCTTCGGCTCCCTGCTCAAAGAAGGGATCCACGTACGTCTCAGTGGGCAGGATGTGGAGAGGGGCACATTCAG CCATCGACACCATGTTCTTCACGACCAGAACGTTGACAAGAAGATCTGCATCCCCATGAACTACATCTCCCCTGATCAAGCTCCTTACACTGTCTGCAACAGTTCTCTATCTGAATATGGAGTACTGG GTTTTGAATTGGGCTTTGCCATGGCCAGTCCCAACGCCCTGGTCCTGTGGGAGGCCCAGTTTGGAGATTTTAACAACACAGCTCAGTGCATCATCGACCAGTTTATCAGCTCAGGTCAGGCCAAGTGGGTCAGACACAACGGCATTGTGATGCTGCTACCCCACGGCATGGAGGGAATG GGCCCAGAGCACTCGTCTGCCCGTCCCGAAAGGTTTCTGCAGATGTGCAACGATGACCCTGATGTTTTCCCT AAACTGTCAGAGGACTTTTCGGTGCGTCAGCTCTACGACTGTAACTGGATCATTGTCAACTGCTCAACTCCTGCAAACCTCTTCCACGTCCTCCGCAGACAGATCCTGCTGCCCTTCAGGAAACCT CTGACTGTGTTCACACCCAAGTCGTTGCTGCGCCACCCAGAGGCGAGGTCCAGCTTCGATGACATGCTGCTGG GCACCCACTTCAAGCGTATAATCCCAGATGTCGGGCCTGCAGCTGCCAGCCCAGAGAAGGTGAAGAGAGTAATCTTCTGCAGTGGAAAGATTTACTACGAGCTGACACGGGAACGCAAGAACCGAGGCATGGACGATGATGTAGTAGTTGTCCGCATCGAACAG CTCTCACCGTTCCCCTTCGATCTGGTGAAAGCAGAGACTGACCGCTACGCAAAGGCTGATCTCGTTTGGTGTCAGGAAGAGCACAAGAACCAGGGTTACTATTACTACGTCAATCCTCGCCTCAGTACCACCATCAACCACACCCGTCCCATCTG gtatGCTGGACGTgatcctgctgcagctccagctaCTGGGAACAAACAAACTCACGTCATGGAGCTGCAGCGTTTACTGGACACAGCGTTCAATCTGGAGGCATTCGCAGGAAAAGTGTAG